The DNA sequence CGGGGGACAACATCCAGATGGAGGTGGAGCTGATCAGCCCGATCGCGCTGGAGGAGGGGCTGCGGTTCGCGATCCGAGAGGGTGGCCGGACGGTGGGCGCGGGGGTCGTGACGAAGGTGGTCGACTAGCCATCGGCGCAAGGTCCGGCATGCCTCGACAGGCGACTGAGCCAGACGGAGGTTGACGTTGCCACGCGACATCATCACGCTGGCGTGCACGGTGTGCAAGCGGCGGAACTACGTGACGAACAAGAACAAGAAGAACGATCCGGACCGGATCGAGCTCTCCAAGTACTGCAAGTGGTGCCGCAAACACACGCCGCACCGCGAGACACGCTAGGAGGGCGCGATGCGGGAACGCGATCGAGAGATCCGGCGCCGCCGCCACCGCCGGGAGAAGCTGGCAAAGCTGATTTCACGCCTGGAGCGGGCCCAGACGCGCAGCGAAAAGGAGCGTCTGGTGCGCACGGCCTCCAAGCTTGCCCCGTGGAACTACCAGCAGTTTCAGCG is a window from the Armatimonadota bacterium genome containing:
- the tuf gene encoding elongation factor Tu (EF-Tu; promotes GTP-dependent binding of aminoacyl-tRNA to the A-site of ribosomes during protein biosynthesis; when the tRNA anticodon matches the mRNA codon, GTP hydrolysis results; the inactive EF-Tu-GDP leaves the ribosome and release of GDP is promoted by elongation factor Ts; many prokaryotes have two copies of the gene encoding EF-Tu) yields the protein GDNIQMEVELISPIALEEGLRFAIREGGRTVGAGVVTKVVD
- the rpmG gene encoding 50S ribosomal protein L33, producing the protein MPRDIITLACTVCKRRNYVTNKNKKNDPDRIELSKYCKWCRKHTPHRETR